AACTCACGTATCGCAGCAAATTTATTTCTCATATCGTCTGAGCCATCAATAAGAAACACAATGTCTCGTCTAATGCTTGAGTCTGGAACTGACATGAAGAAAAGAAGACCAACAAAGAGACCATCAAAGAAAATGTAACATCCAAAAATTGCATTGTGAGATGTCTACATGTGCAATAATAGTTCCATTCAGATGAATAATTGTGTATACAATGTTTTTTCGGTGCAGtgtaatgtttattttgtttctcaATTCCTATCACAAAAATCAAACTGCCAAAATGAGCAAATGTAATAAGTCTTACCAAAGTCTGTAGGCAGAATTTCTGAGGGTCCTTCAGTATGTGCAATTAGAGTTGTTATTTTCCCTACAACACTTTCAAGACTCTGGAAATCACGAACAGAAGCAGCATGTGCTGGTGTACTGGACATAGTTTGTAATTCCAGGGTGTCAGCATTCTGGGTCCCGATAACAACAGCTTTGATCTTTCTTCTCCTAAGTGCTTGTGAAATAGCTCTGACGTCATCAGCTGATCTTTCGCCACTGAATATAAGTAGAATCTGTGGGACGCCTTCCGAACTCCTGCCTCCAGATGAGGCAGTAAGCACTTGATCTCTTACAAATTCCAGAGCTGCCCCAGTCTTGAGGGGGCGTCCGCTTTTATGTTGCAATAATTTGATTGAATTAAGAGCATCAGCCTTTGTTGAGTATGAGTTTAGGTAGAAATTTGCAGTGGCATCACGACTGTACTGAACAAGTGCAACTCTGTCACCGTCTTCGTCAATATTAAGATTTTCtattaatttaaacaaaaagcCACGGATTCCTTCAAAACCAGTTTTAGAATCGTCAGAGCCATCAATTACAAATACAATGTCCCTTTTGGCAAAATCTGAAAAGGGCAGAAAGTTCAAATgttgaataataatttaaagtgAGTCATGTTTCATTTATCATCTTCACAAAAatagacacacatacagacacactgcCTCTTACCAAGTACATGTGGTGTCATTGTTGGTCCTTTTTGAGGTGACATTCTTTTAACTAAAGACAAAACACTCTCTTCAACGGCAGGGAGGTCTTCTGAATCATTTATCATGAAAAAGTAGTTTGGTTTATAAGAAATGGTCTGTAGCTCAAGGGTGTCAGAGCCCACAGTGCCAATGCTGATTGGGATCACTCCAGTCCTTTTCAGCTCTGCCGCTGGGCCTCTGATATCATCCCTGGACCTTCCTCCATTCAGAAGAATCAGTATCTGTGGAACACCCTCAAGGTGCCTACTTCCAGTAGCCTCATCAAATGTGTTGTTAACAACGTACTGAAGAGCTGCCCCCGTGTTAAGGGGCCCCCCACCTTTTTTGGTTAGAGTTCTTACGTTATGAATGATGTCGTCCTTCTTTAAGTGTGTATTGAGAAAAAAGTCTGCGGCTGCTTCGCGACTGTACTGGACCACTGCAACCTGATTCTTGTTTGACCCAAAGTCAAGGTTTTTTACCACTCTTTCAATGAAATTCTGCATTAATTCAAAATTCCTTGATTGGTCAGAGGCATCAATTAAAAACACAATGTCACTTTTTCCAACATCTGTTATAAGAGACATGGACAGGGTATTGGAAAAAGTAGAGAAAAAGTGCAGTAGTCATGTAGTCATCGAAGTCATGTCATATACACATCTGATGCATTCATTGAAATTAGTCCTTTATTTTAAAGTAGAATGAATCTTACCTATAACAGATGACGAATGCAATCTTGGCTGGCGAGGCGtatgctttaaaaatgacacAAGTGTCTGCTGAATGTTTTGAAGGTCCTCAAATTCAGATATAGATACTGTGTAGCTAGGCATATGTGCAACAGTTTGAAGTTGAATAATATCTGCCTTTTTTGTCCCAATTGtgaaagacaaaatattttctTGTTTAAGACTAGAAGCGGGGTGTCTGATGTCGTCCTGGGACCTTCCACCAGTCAGCACTATAAGAATCTGAGGTACACCGTCCAGGCGTCTGCTTCCAGAGGaagtgacaaaaacattttttctaacATAGTCTAGAGCCATCCCCAAGTTTTGGGGTCTTCCCCCTTTCAATCGAAGACTCCTGATTGCATTCAGCACATCTTGCTTTGCTGAATATGTATTCAGATGGAAATACACTTGGGGGTCACTGCTGTACTGGACCACAGACACCTGGTCACTGTTGGGGTTCACGGTGAGTTTTTCCACCACATTTTCAACAAACTGACACATAGCTGGGAATCCATCCCTAGTGTCCTCAGAGCCATCCAGGAGAAAAACTATGTCTCTTTGTGCTGCATCCAGTTCAACTAAAACACAGGTAAGGTAACTATCAGTAACAGAAAGACATTCATGGAGGAAATTCAatgttacatacatacattttgctATTAATATTTTCAGGGATACTTTGGTGTAGTAGTGGTAACTAGTTTTGAAAGTCAAAAGAAGCAGTTTGGAACACTGCAAGAAGGATTCTAGATAAAAGATATGTTACCTCTGTAGGCTGAAAATGCAGGAATCCGTTTTATGTTTAAGAAAACGGCAATGATCAAGAAATCATTGGCTCAAGGAAGAGCAAAAGCTGAAAATCAAATCTTGGTGCTGAAGGGTCCTCATGGAGAGAACAAGCAAAAGCAGAGCAAACTTCCTCACTGTAACATTATGGAAGCTTGGTTTCAAATAGCAAGAAAAGGTATTTTGAAGTAAGCAAATCTGACTTTGGCTTCAAGTCGTACGAAAGCTCAGTTTCACATAAGATGAACAGGGAAGGCTTAAATGCAGACAGGAAAGCCAAGTTAATAAGTTGGTGGTAGTTCTTACCAACAACGGTAGGAGGCTCCTTCTCCATTTTAGATTGGAAAAATGTGAGAATGTCCGATTGAATGGATAAGAGTTCACCAAACGAAGGTAGATTGAAAAGAAACCTAGCGGAATATGCAATCTTTCTGAGCTCCTTTTCCTCTGCGTTCTTCATGCCAATGGCAAACGTCAGAATTCCAAGTCTTCTGAGATCAGCGGCAGGGCCTGCAACGTCATCGCTGGATTTTCTGCCAGTCAGCACAAGAAGCACCTGTGGAACACCCATGTGATGTCGATTGCCAGAAGTGGGGACGAAAACATGGTCCCTAACGTACTGCAAGGCTGCCCCAGTATTGAGGGACCCTCCTCCTTTGGGTCGAAGACTTCTTACTGCATAGATAACGTCTTTCTTGGTTTTGTGTGTAGTAAACAGGAAGTGTGGCACAGCGTTATCACTGTACTGCACAACAGCAACTCGGATCATCTCCCCATCGATGTCAAGCTCGTCGGTTATTCTTCGTATAAATTCTCGGATGGCAGGCAATCCATTTCTAGACTCGTCCGAACCGTCAAGAAGAAAAACTATATCTCTTCTGACATCTGTAGTGTTAACTAAGAcgtcagagaaaacagaaatgacagacAGGGATTTTTACCATTGACTGTGACTGATTTAAGGACACTTTAAATGCTGACCAATAAAATGTAGAAAGATGGTTGAAGCAAAGAGGAAATCGTTACAATATTAGTTTGCCAAAGCAAAGCTGGGAGGACAAATTAAAACATCTTTTCATGGGAAAAGATGTGAATGTTTACAAGGAATAAAAAGGACCAAGCGTCAGAAAGAGTTATTTCACTTGCCGAAACAAACGTATGAGTTTTATTTTGCCCAACGTACTATTCTTCATTTCTGCATTCATCTTAATAAACTGTTATATGACTGTATCAAATCACTTATAGCGTTCTTTATGAGCTATGAGCCAAACAAAGgaaatgcaaacaaatgaaGATGCCTATATTTATGGTCCAGAAGATTGTATCTCCAGCCatctatatttttaaaagcttATAAGCTGAGAAGCAAGCTGTGTCACAGTGAAGCATAGATCAGGGAACCCAACAACCTTGTACGCAGGACAAGGATGGTAGAAAAGTCATCTTTCAGTGCCTCGGCAGGCCAGTCATTGTAAAAGAGTCCAATTATCAAAGTCAAGATGTGAATATATTGTGTCTCCTCCATTCAGAACAGCATTTAGTTACGGTAAGTATTGAAATGCTATTTGAGCAAACGTGGACATCAATCATAAGATTTTCCACTTTCCATCCGGCAAGAAGACAACATCGTTCCCTGTGTCAGCGGAGTGAGCCGACAGCGGTCAGAAACAGCGCAGGCCGAGAAAGAGCAGACGTATTTTGCCTTACCTTGCACCAGAATTTCTTCTAGCTGTTCATTTGGAAGGCTGACGAAGTTATTCAGTCTCTGATGCACCGCACTGAGCTGGCTGAATTCTTTCACGTTAAACGCAAAAGATGGGTTGTGGGAAATCGCCGCAATCTGCTTTGGGTCGGCGTCTTTTACTCCAACCCCGAAAGGTACCACTCCTTGTGTCTTTAAAGCACCAGCTGGATCCCTTACATTGTCCTGTGATTTGCTGGCAGTCAGAAAAATCAAGAACTGTGGAACGTTTTCTCCTGCTCTACTGCCATATGTTGGGGACAGGATGGTGTCCTTCATGAATTTCAGAGCAGCACCAGAGTTCAGATTCTGTCCCCCAGCAAGGGTCAGACCATTGACAGCCCTCAGCACTTCCTCTTTGGTTCGGTATGAGTTCAGGTAAAAACTTGGCTTTGGTGTCTCACTGTGCTGGACAACTGAGATTCGAATCTTGTCAAGGCCAATATCAAGGGGCTGTATGACCTTAATGAGGAAGTCCCTTATAAAATTAAAGTCTGATCTGACGGCATCAGAGCCATCGATCAAGAATGCAACATCTCTTTTCAATCCATCTTCTTCCACTGAAAAAGATGACAAAGGAGTGTTAACTCACTACAGTgaatcattattaaaaatgtctttgttaTATGCATCCTACTCAATGACTATATAGAGCACATACTTATCTGTCCCACTCTACACCGAGTAAAAATATTCcatttataatgtaatatacaGTAAATCTGCCTCTCTCCAAGGATGTCCAAAATGTCCTGCCATTTGTGTATGTACTCTGCATTCCGATATTAATGGCAGGATTGTGTCTCTGGAGATCCACTGTTCTCATCCCACACTGTTTTCAACCTTCAACACTTATTATTAGCCTATTAAGGATCTGCATTTAATTCAAGTCAGgatctattaaaaaatattctggCATTCTTAAATAATAGCATTAAAGCATTTATACAAAATgccaatatta
This sequence is a window from Denticeps clupeoides unplaced genomic scaffold, fDenClu1.1, whole genome shotgun sequence. Protein-coding genes within it:
- the LOC114783608 gene encoding LOW QUALITY PROTEIN: collagen alpha-3(VI) chain-like (The sequence of the model RefSeq protein was modified relative to this genomic sequence to represent the inferred CDS: inserted 1 base in 1 codon; deleted 1 base in 1 codon; substituted 1 base at 1 genomic stop codon), whose amino-acid sequence is MGKLRLLPLCTLVGVLLICSDLPPRLSAQEAQESADLVFLIDGSENIGAANFPRARDLALRVIEGLDLGRDAIRVAVVLYSDAPEITHYLSSDKRSVLNAVKVLGFPGGDEANLGAALVEVVQSTLSSNAGGRAEEGVNQILVVISAGQSTDDFSEGERSVREANIYTFGVAIGDEAAASLEAVVSDSSFVLKTPDLTNVASMRDQLLPYVRGVIQGTITLQREISEVLAVGKRDIIFLVDISMSTGVVNGIREFIKKFIDSVPIGPDQVQVGLAQFTTTAGSLNDLNTFSSGEQLLASLGRLRPRPSQTVNIGAALDFVRINMLRQDKGSRISEGVPQLGCLMTSKRSSDSTDQPAKALQKMGVLTVAAGIRASDEEELKXIAFDESLVFMAKDNPFLLITIXNRLFPFSPLTTLTGVIISEEPTETVTEVTTVQTQRVIRDIVFLVDGSNYVGNANLPAVQNFISEVVNRLDVRPERVRIGLMQFAERSKTEFYLNTHSTKQEVLANIARLQLVGGNVLNTGAALQYALANHFQASAGSRIRQGVQQVLVLVTGGPSQDEVKRVADRIALAGVLTFTVGAGQVEESFLRTIAFVPTLAYHEKSFSGLSTVVERIMTPLITVVGDTDQVAPEIIVEEDGLKRDVAFLIDGSDAVRSDFNFIRDFLIKVIQPLDIGLDKIRISVVQHSETPKPSFYLNSYRTKEEVLRAVNGLTLAGGQNLNSGAALKFMKDTILSPTYGSRAGENVPQFLIFLTASKSQDNVRDPAGALKTQGVVPFGVGVKDADPKQIAAISHNPSFAFNVKEFSQLSAVHQRLNNFVSLPNEQLEEILVQVELDAAQRDIVFLLDGSEDTRDGFPAMCQFVENVVEKLTVNPNSDQVSVVQYSSDPQVYFHLNTYSAKQDVLNAIRSLRLKGGRPQNLGMALDYVRKNVFVTSSGSRRLDGVPQILIVLTGGRSQDDIRHPASSLKQENILSFTIGTKKADIIQLQTVAHMPSYTVSISEFEDLQNIQQTLVSFLKHTPRQPRLFSNTLSMSLITDVGKSDIVFLIDASDQSRNFELMQNFIERVVKNLDFGSNKNQVAVVQYSREAAADFFLNTHLKKDDIIHNVRTLTKKGGGPLNTGAALQYVVNNTFDEATGSRHLEGVPQILILLNGGRSRDDIRGPAAELKRTGVIPISIGTVGSDTLELQTISYKPNYFFMINDSEDLPAVEESVLSLVKRMSPQKGPTMTPHVLDFAKRDIVFVIDGSDDSKTGFEGIRGFLFKLIENLNIDEDGDRVALVQYSRDATANFYLNSYSTKADALNSIKLLQHKSGRPLKTGAALEFVRDQVLTASSGGRSSEGVPQILLIFSGERSADDVRAISQALRRRKIKAVVIGTQNADTLELQTMSSTPAHAASVRDFQSLESVVGKITTLIAHTEGPSEILPTDF